In bacterium, one DNA window encodes the following:
- a CDS encoding carboxypeptidase-like regulatory domain-containing protein — MGRRGWAAACFLAAALAAAGAARAAESGVEGVAALRSEFAPGVVVLAFDHAGPNQASVPVAVSAPTDENGAYRLPLKPGSYHLLAVRASGKPWPFPGKPGDLFSYYLGSPVVVEAGKTTRVAFNMVRVGERQAPAAGEGAGIAGAILFEGKPLGRAYLQVYADAKANFRGMGLSATPVGEDGRFRIKLPPGRYYVLARKRQAGGMYGPPGRDDYVGYFPGNPVEVKAGAFARVDVEMTTRVDLLEKNLPADGPSGGWFEGIVTDGAGTPQAGVYVLFYADEALSGTPAFVAGPTDAKGAFRVRAAVGTFHLLARSGLGGPIERGEWRGKALVTGTGRKIMITVSRYEGD, encoded by the coding sequence ATGGGACGCAGGGGATGGGCGGCGGCATGCTTCCTCGCGGCGGCGCTGGCTGCGGCCGGCGCGGCCCGTGCCGCCGAAAGCGGCGTGGAGGGCGTGGCCGCGCTGCGCAGCGAGTTCGCGCCGGGCGTGGTGGTGCTGGCGTTCGACCACGCCGGCCCGAACCAGGCCTCGGTTCCCGTCGCCGTCTCGGCGCCCACCGACGAGAATGGCGCGTACCGCCTGCCCCTCAAGCCCGGGAGCTACCACCTGCTGGCGGTGCGCGCGTCGGGCAAGCCCTGGCCCTTCCCGGGCAAGCCCGGCGACCTCTTCAGCTACTACCTCGGCAGCCCCGTGGTCGTAGAGGCGGGCAAGACGACCCGCGTTGCCTTCAACATGGTGCGCGTCGGCGAGCGGCAGGCGCCGGCCGCCGGCGAGGGCGCCGGCATCGCCGGGGCCATCCTCTTCGAGGGCAAGCCCCTCGGCCGCGCCTACCTCCAGGTCTACGCCGACGCGAAGGCCAACTTCCGCGGGATGGGGCTGTCGGCGACGCCGGTCGGCGAGGACGGCCGCTTCCGCATCAAGCTCCCGCCCGGGCGCTACTACGTCCTGGCGCGCAAGCGGCAGGCCGGCGGCATGTACGGGCCGCCGGGGCGCGACGACTACGTCGGCTACTTCCCGGGCAACCCCGTGGAGGTGAAGGCGGGGGCGTTTGCCAGGGTCGACGTCGAGATGACGACCCGCGTCGACCTCCTCGAGAAGAACCTGCCGGCGGACGGGCCGAGCGGCGGCTGGTTCGAGGGGATCGTCACCGACGGCGCGGGCACGCCGCAGGCGGGCGTCTACGTCCTCTTCTACGCGGACGAGGCGCTCTCGGGCACGCCCGCGTTCGTCGCGGGGCCGACGGACGCGAAGGGCGCGTTCCGGGTCCGCGCGGCGGTCGGGACGTTCCACCTGCTCGCGCGCTCGGGCCTCGGCGGCCCGATCGAGCGGGGCGAGTGGCGCGGCAAGGCGCTGGTCACGGGCACGGGCAGGAAGATCATGATCACGGTCTCCCGCTACGAGGGGGACTGA